From one Brevundimonas sp. PAMC22021 genomic stretch:
- a CDS encoding ABC transporter permease — MGFNGRGVWAIYRFEMARALRTLWQSVATPVITTALYFVVFGSAIGGRMQEVDGIAYGAFIVPGLIMLSLFTQSIFNASFGIYFPKFTGTIYEILSAPVSSLEIVMAYVGAAATKSAILGLVILATAGFFVPLQVLHPVWMLGFLILVSLTFSLFGFIIGVWANGFEQLNFIPMLIVTPLTFLGGAFYSIDMLPPAWRAITLFNPVVYLISGFRWTFYGQGDVSIGVSLLATLGFFAVCLAVVMWMFKTGYRLKA, encoded by the coding sequence ATCGGCTTCAATGGAAGAGGCGTCTGGGCGATCTATCGCTTCGAGATGGCGCGGGCGCTGCGGACCCTGTGGCAGAGCGTGGCGACGCCGGTGATCACCACGGCGCTGTATTTCGTGGTGTTCGGCTCGGCGATCGGCGGGCGGATGCAGGAGGTGGACGGCATCGCCTACGGCGCCTTCATCGTGCCCGGCCTGATCATGCTGAGCCTGTTCACCCAGTCGATCTTCAATGCCTCGTTCGGCATCTATTTCCCCAAGTTCACGGGGACCATCTACGAGATCCTGTCGGCGCCGGTGTCGTCGCTGGAGATCGTCATGGCCTATGTGGGCGCGGCGGCGACCAAGTCGGCGATCCTGGGGTTGGTCATCCTGGCCACAGCTGGGTTCTTCGTGCCGCTGCAGGTGCTGCACCCGGTGTGGATGCTGGGCTTCCTGATCCTGGTGTCGCTGACCTTCAGCCTGTTCGGCTTTATCATCGGCGTGTGGGCCAATGGGTTCGAGCAGCTGAACTTCATTCCCATGCTGATCGTGACGCCGCTTACGTTCCTGGGCGGGGCCTTCTACTCGATCGACATGCTGCCGCCGGCGTGGCGGGCGATCACCTTGTTCAACCCGGTCGTGTATCTGATCTCCGGCTTCCGCTGGACCTTCTACGGGCAGGGCGACGTGTCGATCGGCGTCAGCCTTCTGGCGACGCTGGGCTTCTTCGCCGTCTGCCTGGCGGTGGTGATGTGGATGTTCAAGACGGGCTATCGCCTCAAGGCGTGA
- the gyrB gene encoding DNA topoisomerase (ATP-hydrolyzing) subunit B: MTDQPVEQPEYGADSIKVLKGLDAVRKRPGMYIGDTDDGSGLHHMVYEVVDNAIDEALAGHADLVQVILNADGSVTVTDNGRGIPTDIHEGEGVSAAEVIMTQLHAGGKFDQNSYKVSGGLHGVGVSVVNALSDWLQLKIYRNGKRHEMRFERGDTAKSLEITGEAPIREDTGKPLTGTEVTFYPSITTFSHIDFDLKTLEHRLRELAFLNSGVVIKLRDLRHAEPIDILLHYEGGVEAFVRHLDKSKAPILKDVIVIRGRKEGIELDLALWWNDSYHETMLCFTNNIPQRDGGTHLSAFRASLTRVMGGYIESSGAGKKEKVSVSGEDAREGLTCVLSVKVPDPKFSSQTKDKLVSSEVRPAVESLCTEGLSTWFEEHPVEAKMIVAKIIEAASAREAARKARDLTRRKSALEISSLPGKLADCQERDPAKSELFIVEGDSAGGSAKQARNRENQAVLPLRGKILNVERARFDRMLSSDLIGTLILALGTGIGRDDFNADKLRYHKIILMADADVDGAHIRTLLLTFFYRQMPELIERGHVYIAQPPLYKVSKGKQSRYLKDQADMDAYLIEEGSSEAELDLQTGERRTGMDLQSLVREAKAFRAGVDRLSQRAPAFAIEQAALAGLFGEEVGDPAAAAKRLNLYAEEGDGDWSGAAGEQGAVVFTRTRRAVSETIVLEETLLRSLDARRLAERAQAFDGVFEAPAVYRRKDKSTTIRGPLDLLNAVLDAGKKGLSIQRYKGLGEMNPEQLWETTLDANARTLLQVSVDHEEDANDLFAKLMGDVVEPRRDFIQENALDAAVDV, translated from the coding sequence ATGACCGATCAACCCGTCGAACAGCCCGAATACGGCGCCGATTCCATCAAGGTTCTCAAAGGCCTGGATGCGGTGCGCAAGCGCCCGGGCATGTACATCGGCGACACCGACGACGGCTCGGGCCTGCACCACATGGTCTATGAGGTGGTGGATAACGCCATCGACGAGGCGCTGGCGGGTCACGCCGATCTGGTGCAGGTGATCCTGAACGCCGACGGCTCGGTTACCGTGACCGACAACGGGCGCGGCATCCCGACCGACATCCACGAGGGCGAAGGCGTCTCGGCCGCCGAGGTCATCATGACCCAGCTGCACGCCGGCGGTAAGTTCGACCAGAACTCCTACAAGGTCTCCGGCGGTCTGCACGGCGTGGGCGTGTCGGTGGTCAACGCCCTGTCCGACTGGCTGCAGCTGAAGATCTATCGAAACGGCAAGCGCCACGAAATGCGCTTCGAGCGCGGCGACACGGCCAAGTCTCTGGAGATCACCGGCGAGGCGCCGATCCGCGAGGACACCGGCAAGCCGCTGACCGGCACCGAGGTGACGTTCTATCCCTCGATCACGACCTTCAGCCACATCGATTTCGACCTGAAGACGCTGGAGCACCGCCTGCGGGAGCTGGCGTTCCTGAACTCGGGCGTTGTGATCAAGCTGCGCGACCTGCGTCACGCCGAGCCGATCGACATCCTGCTGCACTACGAGGGCGGCGTGGAGGCCTTTGTGCGCCACCTCGACAAGTCCAAGGCGCCGATCCTCAAGGACGTGATCGTCATTCGCGGCCGAAAGGAAGGAATCGAGCTCGATCTCGCCCTGTGGTGGAACGACAGCTACCACGAGACCATGCTGTGCTTCACCAACAACATCCCGCAGCGGGATGGGGGCACCCACCTGTCGGCCTTCCGCGCCAGCCTGACGCGCGTCATGGGCGGCTATATCGAGAGCTCGGGCGCCGGCAAGAAGGAGAAGGTCTCGGTCTCCGGCGAGGACGCGCGCGAGGGCCTGACCTGCGTGCTGTCGGTCAAGGTGCCGGATCCCAAGTTCAGCTCGCAGACCAAGGACAAGCTGGTCTCGTCCGAGGTGCGGCCGGCGGTGGAGAGCCTGTGCACCGAAGGGTTGTCGACCTGGTTCGAGGAGCATCCGGTCGAGGCCAAGATGATCGTCGCCAAGATCATCGAGGCTGCGTCGGCCCGCGAGGCGGCGCGCAAGGCGCGCGACCTGACGCGGCGCAAGTCGGCGCTGGAGATCAGCTCGCTGCCCGGCAAGCTGGCCGACTGTCAGGAGCGTGATCCGGCCAAGTCCGAACTGTTCATCGTCGAGGGCGACAGCGCCGGCGGCTCGGCCAAGCAGGCGCGCAATCGTGAAAACCAGGCGGTGCTGCCGCTGCGAGGCAAGATCCTGAACGTCGAGCGGGCGCGGTTCGACCGGATGCTGTCGTCAGACCTGATCGGGACGCTGATCCTGGCGCTGGGCACCGGTATCGGGCGCGACGACTTCAACGCGGACAAGCTGCGCTATCACAAGATCATCCTGATGGCCGACGCCGACGTCGATGGCGCCCACATCCGGACGCTGCTGCTGACCTTCTTCTACCGCCAGATGCCCGAGCTGATCGAGCGCGGGCACGTCTATATCGCCCAGCCGCCGCTCTATAAGGTCTCCAAGGGCAAGCAGAGCCGCTACCTCAAGGACCAGGCGGACATGGACGCCTATCTGATTGAGGAAGGCTCGTCGGAGGCCGAACTGGACCTGCAGACCGGCGAGCGTCGCACCGGCATGGATCTGCAGTCGCTGGTGCGCGAGGCCAAGGCCTTCCGCGCCGGCGTCGATCGCCTGAGCCAGCGCGCGCCCGCCTTCGCCATCGAACAGGCGGCGCTGGCCGGTCTGTTCGGCGAAGAGGTCGGCGACCCCGCAGCAGCGGCCAAGCGGCTGAACCTCTATGCCGAAGAAGGCGACGGCGACTGGTCGGGCGCGGCGGGCGAGCAGGGGGCGGTGGTGTTCACCCGCACCCGGCGCGCGGTGTCGGAGACCATCGTGCTGGAAGAGACGCTGCTGCGTTCGCTGGACGCGCGTCGTCTGGCCGAACGGGCGCAGGCGTTCGACGGCGTGTTCGAGGCGCCGGCCGTTTATCGCCGCAAGGACAAGTCGACCACGATCCGGGGGCCGCTGGACCTGCTGAACGCCGTGCTGGACGCGGGCAAGAAGGGGCTGTCGATCCAGCGTTACAAGGGTCTGGGCGAGATGAACCCAGAGCAGCTGTGGGAGACCACTCTGGACGCCAACGCCCGCACCCTGCTGCAGGTGTCGGTGGACCATGAGGAAGACGCCAACGACCTGTTCGCCAAGCTGATGGGCGACGTGGTCGAGCCGCGCCGCGACTTTATCCAGGAAAACGCCCTGGACGCGGCGGTGGACGTCTGA
- a CDS encoding long-chain-acyl-CoA synthetase — protein sequence MGLVANIRRDIRFASGLGRLLKRIKPIELDSPVLLPDDFEEAVDKFADNVAIEDEHRSLTYRDLDGMANRYGHWAKGRGLRRGDCIALMMTNRVEYIAAWMGFSKVGIATALINTNLTGQALGHCLTISGAFQVVADEDCWRAVEDARPFVNRNLMLWVLGLKEADEASERRGLDKAVRGGSSVRPAKSGRDGMTNRDTALFIYTSGTTGLPKAARIPHSRARTYMRAFAGCTGSTETDRIFNCLPLYHSTGGLVGIGPALLNGGRVVLRKKFSASSFWPDVKSSGATMFVYIGELCRYLVNCPPNEAERDHKLKLVFGNGLRADVWPEFQKRFAIPRVLEFYGSTEGNVSLFNFDGKQGAIGRVPKLLKSQINIRLVEFDLDTEQPVRGSDGLCRPAPLGTVGEAIGLIGQDVRHDFSGYADKAASEKKILTDVFKKGDRWFRTGDLMRQDAEGYFYFVDRIGDTFRWKGENVSTIEVEQRLAEAPGVSEAIVYGVPVVGYEGKAGMAALVMDDKFDPAAFSAYVDAQLPHYARPAFVRLIKNADTTGTFKYRRVDLVADGFQPGKVEQLYVRHAEKGYAKLTQAAHKAILTGETRL from the coding sequence ATGGGACTGGTGGCCAACATCCGGCGCGACATCCGGTTTGCGAGCGGACTCGGCCGGCTCCTGAAGCGCATCAAGCCCATCGAGCTCGACAGCCCCGTGCTGCTGCCCGACGACTTCGAGGAAGCGGTCGACAAGTTCGCCGACAATGTCGCCATCGAGGACGAGCACCGCTCGCTGACGTATCGCGACCTGGACGGCATGGCGAACCGCTACGGCCACTGGGCCAAGGGTCGCGGCCTGCGGCGCGGCGACTGCATCGCCCTGATGATGACCAACCGCGTCGAATACATCGCCGCCTGGATGGGCTTCTCCAAGGTCGGCATCGCCACCGCCCTGATCAACACCAATCTGACCGGCCAGGCGCTGGGCCATTGCCTGACCATCTCCGGCGCCTTCCAGGTGGTCGCCGACGAGGACTGCTGGCGCGCGGTCGAGGACGCCCGGCCGTTCGTCAATCGCAACCTGATGCTGTGGGTGCTGGGCCTGAAGGAAGCCGACGAGGCGTCCGAGCGGCGCGGCCTCGACAAGGCCGTGCGGGGCGGCTCTTCCGTGCGTCCGGCCAAGAGCGGGCGCGACGGCATGACCAATCGCGACACCGCCCTGTTCATCTACACCTCGGGCACCACCGGCCTGCCCAAGGCCGCCCGCATCCCGCACTCGCGCGCCCGCACCTATATGCGCGCCTTCGCCGGCTGCACCGGCTCGACCGAGACCGACCGCATCTTCAACTGCCTCCCGCTGTACCATTCCACCGGCGGCTTGGTGGGAATCGGTCCGGCCCTGCTGAACGGCGGCCGCGTGGTGCTGCGCAAGAAGTTCTCTGCTTCCAGCTTCTGGCCGGACGTGAAGAGCTCGGGCGCCACCATGTTCGTCTACATCGGCGAACTGTGCCGCTACCTGGTCAACTGCCCGCCCAACGAGGCCGAGCGCGATCACAAGCTGAAGCTGGTGTTCGGCAACGGCCTGCGCGCCGACGTCTGGCCCGAGTTCCAGAAGCGGTTCGCCATTCCCCGGGTGCTGGAATTCTACGGCTCGACCGAGGGCAATGTCTCCTTGTTCAACTTCGACGGCAAGCAGGGCGCCATCGGCCGCGTGCCCAAGCTGCTGAAGAGCCAGATCAACATCCGCCTGGTCGAATTCGATCTGGACACCGAACAGCCGGTGCGCGGCTCCGACGGCCTGTGCCGGCCTGCGCCGCTTGGAACCGTCGGCGAGGCCATCGGCCTGATCGGCCAGGACGTGCGTCACGACTTTTCCGGCTATGCCGACAAGGCGGCCTCGGAAAAGAAGATCCTGACCGACGTGTTCAAGAAGGGCGATCGCTGGTTCCGCACCGGCGACCTGATGCGCCAGGACGCGGAAGGCTATTTCTACTTCGTCGACCGCATCGGCGACACCTTCCGCTGGAAGGGCGAGAACGTCTCCACCATCGAGGTCGAACAACGGCTGGCGGAAGCGCCCGGCGTGTCCGAGGCCATCGTCTATGGCGTGCCCGTGGTCGGCTATGAGGGCAAGGCCGGCATGGCGGCGCTGGTGATGGACGACAAGTTCGATCCGGCCGCCTTCTCGGCCTATGTCGACGCCCAGTTGCCTCACTATGCCCGACCGGCCTTTGTGCGCCTGATCAAGAACGCCGACACCACCGGCACCTTCAAGTATCGCCGCGTGGACCTGGTGGCCGATGGCTTCCAGCCCGGCAAGGTCGAGCAGCTCTATGTCCGCCACGCCGAAAAGGGCTACGCCAAGCTGACACAGGCCGCGCACAAGGCGATCCTGACGGGCGAAACGCGCCTCTAG
- a CDS encoding DUF2218 domain-containing protein, protein MTILHSHAEVPTAHASRYLQQLAKHWAHKFPVEFTPEAGRIDLPMGVCRMTALDNSLRVDLDGAEDADMARFRQVVAEHLQRFGHRETLAFDWRD, encoded by the coding sequence ATGACCATCTTGCACAGCCATGCCGAAGTTCCGACCGCCCACGCCAGCCGTTATCTCCAGCAGCTGGCCAAGCACTGGGCGCACAAATTCCCCGTGGAGTTCACGCCCGAGGCGGGCCGCATCGACCTGCCGATGGGCGTCTGCCGCATGACCGCGTTGGACAACAGTCTGCGCGTCGATCTGGACGGCGCCGAGGACGCCGACATGGCTCGATTCCGCCAGGTGGTGGCCGAGCATCTGCAGCGGTTCGGCCATCGCGAGACCCTGGCGTTCGATTGGCGAGACTGA
- the mnmC gene encoding FAD-dependent 5-carboxymethylaminomethyl-2-thiouridine(34) oxidoreductase MnmC encodes MTSDDLSPRLQWTEADEPRSGRFGDVYFSKDDGLAESRSVFLSGCGLPDAWADRRLFIVAELGFGSGLNIAALLCLWREHRPEGARLHVFSVEGFPLTRDEAARALSAFPDVAEAAEALLAAWPQATPGFHRIDLPGFAAVLDLAVGEVEWALDAWSGRADAWFLDGFSPALNPDMWSPEVLRLVRERSAPGASLATFTVAGAVRRGLAEQGFAVEKRPGHGRKRERLEARLVGAPSEDSSTPPRVAVIGGGIAGGAMIRALRAVGVQPLLIEAERPGAGGSGFSAALVTPRLDAGDAVIAGLHAQALERARHLYDQVEGAVLAEGVLQLEQAPRDAARFARIADQAIWRPGAMTVFDAEQAGAVAGEPVSTGGLMMADALVLHPEAVLDAWLEDTTIIPARVHRLAHQDGLWRLIDADDREIATAEAVVLCGGWGSSELMADLGLPVMAPVRGQADWIEGEGRAPLAWGGYLAPTRQGLLFGATHDREDTDTTPRDTDSRRNLQTLAARLPVLAERVAQAGPRHSRAAIRATTPDRLPLCGEVPGHPGLYLLTGLGSRGFCVAPLLAEHVAAEIAGAPSPLPATYAARVSPARFMGKTEPFQQAMD; translated from the coding sequence ATGACATCTGACGACCTGTCGCCTCGCCTCCAGTGGACAGAGGCCGACGAGCCCCGCTCCGGCCGCTTCGGCGACGTCTACTTCTCCAAGGACGACGGTCTGGCGGAAAGCCGGTCCGTGTTTCTCTCCGGCTGCGGATTGCCCGACGCCTGGGCCGATCGGCGCCTGTTCATCGTGGCCGAGCTGGGCTTCGGCTCCGGCCTGAACATCGCGGCCTTGCTGTGTCTTTGGCGAGAGCATCGGCCGGAAGGGGCCCGTTTGCATGTCTTCTCGGTCGAAGGCTTCCCGTTGACCCGGGACGAGGCTGCGCGCGCCCTGTCGGCCTTTCCGGATGTGGCGGAGGCGGCCGAGGCCCTGCTCGCCGCCTGGCCGCAGGCGACACCGGGCTTTCACCGCATCGACCTGCCCGGCTTCGCCGCTGTCCTGGACCTGGCGGTGGGCGAGGTGGAATGGGCGCTGGACGCCTGGAGCGGCCGAGCCGACGCCTGGTTCCTGGACGGCTTCTCGCCCGCCCTCAACCCCGACATGTGGTCGCCCGAGGTGCTGCGCCTCGTGCGCGAACGATCCGCTCCCGGCGCAAGCCTGGCCACCTTCACCGTCGCGGGCGCCGTGCGGCGCGGCCTCGCCGAGCAGGGCTTCGCCGTCGAGAAGCGGCCGGGTCACGGCCGCAAGCGAGAGCGGCTCGAAGCCCGCCTCGTCGGCGCGCCGTCCGAAGACTCATCCACTCCGCCCCGCGTCGCGGTGATCGGCGGCGGGATCGCCGGCGGGGCCATGATCAGGGCCTTGCGCGCCGTGGGCGTGCAGCCGCTGCTGATCGAGGCGGAGCGTCCGGGCGCCGGAGGCTCTGGGTTTTCCGCCGCGCTGGTCACGCCTCGCCTGGATGCGGGCGACGCGGTGATCGCCGGTCTGCACGCCCAGGCGCTGGAACGGGCGCGTCACCTCTACGATCAGGTCGAGGGCGCGGTTCTGGCCGAGGGCGTCCTGCAGCTGGAGCAGGCGCCGCGCGACGCCGCCCGTTTTGCCCGCATCGCCGACCAGGCCATCTGGCGGCCGGGCGCCATGACCGTGTTCGACGCCGAACAGGCGGGCGCCGTCGCCGGCGAGCCTGTCTCCACCGGCGGGCTGATGATGGCGGACGCCCTTGTGCTGCACCCCGAGGCGGTGCTCGACGCCTGGCTGGAGGACACGACGATCATCCCTGCCCGCGTCCACCGGCTGGCGCACCAAGACGGCCTGTGGCGCCTGATCGACGCAGACGACCGCGAGATCGCCACGGCCGAGGCGGTGGTCCTCTGCGGCGGCTGGGGATCGTCCGAGCTGATGGCCGACCTCGGCCTGCCGGTGATGGCGCCGGTGCGCGGTCAGGCCGACTGGATCGAGGGCGAAGGCCGAGCCCCGCTCGCCTGGGGGGGCTATCTTGCGCCCACACGCCAGGGCCTGCTGTTTGGCGCCACCCATGATCGCGAGGACACGGACACGACCCCGCGCGACACCGACAGCCGCCGCAATCTGCAAACCCTCGCCGCCCGCCTGCCGGTTCTGGCCGAGCGTGTCGCTCAGGCCGGGCCGCGCCACAGCCGCGCCGCCATACGCGCCACCACGCCCGACCGCCTGCCGCTATGCGGAGAGGTCCCAGGCCATCCCGGCCTTTATCTGCTGACCGGCCTGGGCTCGCGCGGCTTCTGTGTCGCGCCCCTGCTGGCAGAGCATGTGGCGGCCGAGATCGCGGGGGCGCCGTCACCGCTTCCAGCCACCTATGCCGCGCGCGTGTCGCCCGCGCGCTTCATGGGCAAAACGGAACCGTTTCAACAAGCGATGGATTGA
- a CDS encoding DUF6491 family protein: MRAITLLPLGLALGLVAGCAQTPAASEGGMQTASRQCFYSDQVRNFRTSNDNILYVRDTRNAVYQLDSTAGCWDIGSQYALTITPYLGSGTTRLCVGDDARIGLASSGFGPRTCRARVSRMLSEEQVAALPSRDRP, encoded by the coding sequence ATGCGTGCGATCACCCTGCTGCCCCTTGGTCTCGCGCTCGGCCTCGTCGCCGGCTGCGCGCAAACGCCCGCCGCTTCGGAAGGCGGGATGCAGACCGCCTCTCGGCAATGCTTCTACAGCGATCAGGTGCGCAACTTCCGCACCTCGAACGACAACATCCTGTACGTCCGCGACACCCGCAACGCCGTCTACCAGCTGGATTCCACGGCGGGCTGCTGGGACATTGGTTCGCAGTATGCGCTGACGATCACGCCCTATCTGGGCAGCGGAACGACACGACTGTGCGTCGGCGACGATGCGCGGATCGGCCTGGCCAGCTCGGGCTTCGGGCCCCGCACCTGCCGCGCCCGCGTCAGCCGCATGCTGTCCGAGGAACAGGTCGCGGCCCTGCCGAGCCGCGACCGCCCCTGA
- a CDS encoding ABC transporter ATP-binding protein — MPAIEIEGLTKTYASGLQALKRVDLTIEKGEIFALLGPNGAGKTTLISIVCGIVTASTGRVVADGHDIRKDFRQARTRIGLVPQELTTDAFETVLATVTFSRGLFGKPANPAFIEGVLKDLSLWDKRDSKIMTLSGGMKRRVMIAKALSHEPDILFLDEPTAGVDVELRRDMWAMVRRLRERGVTVILTTHYIEEAEEMADRVGVILKGELILVEDKITLMKKLGKKTLTLNLVEPLDAVPPELAQWDLNLRNEGQELEYAFDAQAEDTGVPALIRRLEGLGIAFKDLNTRQSSLEDIFVSLVHGDKTEAAA, encoded by the coding sequence ATGCCGGCGATCGAGATCGAGGGTCTGACCAAGACCTATGCGTCGGGCCTGCAGGCGCTGAAGCGCGTGGACCTGACCATCGAGAAGGGCGAAATCTTCGCGCTGCTGGGGCCGAACGGGGCGGGCAAGACCACGCTGATCTCCATTGTTTGCGGCATCGTCACGGCCAGCACGGGCCGCGTGGTCGCCGACGGTCACGACATCCGCAAGGACTTCCGCCAGGCACGGACCAGGATCGGCCTGGTGCCGCAGGAACTGACCACGGACGCTTTTGAGACGGTGCTGGCCACCGTCACCTTCAGCCGGGGCCTGTTCGGCAAGCCGGCGAACCCGGCCTTCATCGAGGGCGTGCTGAAGGACCTGTCGCTGTGGGACAAGCGCGACAGCAAGATCATGACCCTGTCGGGCGGCATGAAGCGGCGGGTGATGATCGCCAAGGCGCTGAGCCACGAGCCGGACATCCTGTTCCTGGACGAACCGACGGCGGGCGTGGACGTGGAGCTGCGACGCGACATGTGGGCCATGGTCCGGCGCCTGCGCGAACGCGGCGTCACCGTGATCCTGACCACCCACTACATCGAAGAGGCCGAGGAGATGGCCGACCGGGTGGGCGTGATCCTGAAGGGCGAGCTGATCCTGGTGGAGGACAAGATCACCCTGATGAAGAAGCTGGGCAAGAAGACCCTGACGCTGAACCTGGTCGAGCCGCTGGACGCCGTGCCGCCCGAACTGGCGCAATGGGACCTGAACCTGCGCAACGAAGGACAGGAGCTGGAGTACGCCTTTGACGCCCAGGCCGAGGACACGGGCGTGCCGGCCCTGATCCGTCGGCTGGAAGGTCTCGGCATTGCCTTCAAGGACCTGAACACCCGGCAGAGCTCGCTGGAGGACATCTTCGTCAGCCTTGTGCATGGCGACAAGACGGAGGCGGCGGCGTGA
- a CDS encoding sorbosone dehydrogenase family protein codes for MFAARLAAVASLIVLGACAGPSRLPVTAGFGSDPQLPPPQQALIPTIKIAPAVGWPSGGAPAAAEGLRVQAFAQGLDHPRWLYRLPNGDVLVAETNKPAPPQTVRRGLREWIMDKVMDRAGAGVPSPDRITLLRDADGDGLAELKTPFLTGLHSPFGMALVGDRLYVANADALVVVPYSTGQTRIDVVPTKVADLPAGRNHHWTKSLVASPGGSRLYVGVGSNSNIGEYGLEEEVDRAAILEIDPETGARRVYASGLRNPVGMDWSPQDGRLWVAVNERDEIGHDLVPDYMTAVQPGGFYGWPWSYWGQIVDRRPPADPAMVARALRPDYALGAHTASLGLTFSQGSLLPATLRDGVFIGQHGSWNRSPRTGYKVIFVPFSGGRPAGPPRDILTGFLNAEGKAMGRPVGVAFDAAGALLVADDVGNTIWRVAPSR; via the coding sequence ATGTTCGCCGCCCGCCTCGCCGCCGTCGCTTCGCTGATTGTGCTGGGCGCCTGTGCGGGGCCGTCGCGCCTGCCTGTGACCGCCGGCTTCGGGTCCGATCCGCAGTTGCCGCCGCCGCAACAGGCGCTGATCCCGACGATCAAGATCGCGCCGGCGGTCGGATGGCCCTCCGGCGGCGCTCCGGCAGCGGCCGAGGGCTTGCGCGTCCAAGCCTTCGCGCAGGGGCTGGATCATCCCCGCTGGCTTTATCGGCTGCCGAACGGCGACGTGCTGGTCGCCGAGACCAACAAGCCCGCGCCGCCGCAGACCGTTCGGCGGGGCCTGCGCGAATGGATCATGGACAAGGTCATGGATCGCGCCGGCGCGGGCGTGCCCAGCCCCGACCGCATCACCCTGCTGCGCGACGCCGACGGCGACGGTCTGGCCGAACTGAAGACGCCCTTCCTGACCGGCCTGCACTCGCCGTTCGGCATGGCGCTGGTGGGCGATCGTCTTTATGTGGCCAACGCCGATGCGCTGGTCGTGGTCCCCTACAGTACAGGGCAGACCCGCATCGACGTCGTCCCGACCAAGGTCGCGGACCTGCCGGCCGGGCGCAACCATCACTGGACCAAGAGCCTTGTGGCCAGCCCGGGCGGCTCGCGCCTCTATGTCGGGGTCGGATCGAACTCCAACATCGGCGAATACGGCCTGGAGGAAGAGGTCGATCGCGCCGCCATCCTGGAGATCGACCCGGAGACGGGCGCGCGTCGGGTCTACGCCTCGGGCCTTCGCAATCCGGTCGGCATGGACTGGAGCCCGCAGGACGGTCGGTTGTGGGTCGCCGTCAACGAGCGCGACGAGATCGGCCACGACCTTGTCCCCGACTATATGACGGCGGTGCAGCCCGGCGGCTTCTATGGCTGGCCCTGGAGCTACTGGGGCCAGATCGTCGATCGGCGCCCGCCCGCTGATCCGGCCATGGTCGCGCGAGCCCTCCGCCCGGATTATGCGCTCGGCGCCCACACCGCCTCCCTGGGCCTCACGTTCAGCCAGGGATCGCTGCTGCCCGCGACCCTGCGCGACGGCGTCTTCATCGGCCAGCACGGATCGTGGAACCGCTCGCCGCGCACGGGCTACAAGGTGATCTTCGTGCCCTTCTCCGGCGGCCGGCCGGCAGGTCCGCCGCGCGACATCCTGACCGGCTTTCTGAACGCGGAAGGCAAGGCCATGGGGCGGCCGGTGGGCGTGGCCTTCGATGCGGCTGGCGCGCTGCTGGTGGCGGACGATGTCGGAAACACGATCTGGCGCGTCGCTCCGTCGCGCTGA
- the motA gene encoding flagellar motor stator protein MotA translates to MFQIIGIVMLFGMVFGSYLLAGGKMAVILHSLPFELMGILGSGISAFLIANSMDVIKATLGGFGKIFGGNKWKKQDYKDLLSLLFQLTKTMKSKGVVALESHIEKPKESAIFQKYPKVLKDHFAVDFICDTLRMMTMNLEDPHQVEDAMEKQLEKHHHEAQAGAHALQNMADALPALGIVIAVLGVIKTMGSITEPPEVLGGMIGGALVGTFLGVFLAYGMIGPFATRLKDIVEQDGAYYKIIQSVLVAHLHGNAAQISVEIGRGDIPSTAQPSFAEMEEALNAAPTDA, encoded by the coding sequence ATGTTCCAGATCATCGGCATCGTCATGCTGTTCGGCATGGTGTTCGGCAGCTATCTGCTGGCCGGCGGCAAGATGGCGGTGATCCTGCACTCCCTGCCGTTCGAGCTGATGGGCATCCTGGGCTCGGGCATTTCCGCCTTTCTGATCGCCAACAGCATGGACGTGATCAAGGCGACGCTGGGGGGCTTCGGCAAGATCTTTGGCGGCAACAAGTGGAAGAAGCAGGACTACAAGGACCTGTTGTCGCTGCTGTTCCAGCTGACCAAGACCATGAAGTCAAAGGGCGTGGTGGCGCTGGAAAGCCATATCGAAAAGCCCAAGGAATCCGCAATCTTCCAGAAATATCCAAAGGTGCTGAAGGACCATTTCGCCGTGGACTTCATCTGCGACACGCTTCGCATGATGACCATGAACCTCGAAGACCCGCACCAAGTCGAGGACGCCATGGAAAAGCAGCTGGAGAAGCACCACCACGAGGCCCAGGCCGGCGCTCACGCGCTGCAGAACATGGCCGACGCCCTGCCGGCGCTGGGCATCGTCATCGCCGTGCTGGGCGTCATCAAGACCATGGGCTCGATCACCGAGCCGCCGGAGGTTCTGGGCGGCATGATCGGCGGCGCCCTGGTCGGCACCTTCCTGGGCGTGTTCCTGGCCTATGGCATGATCGGCCCGTTCGCCACGCGCTTGAAGGACATCGTCGAACAGGACGGCGCCTACTACAAGATCATCCAGTCGGTGCTGGTCGCGCACCTGCACGGCAATGCGGCGCAAATCTCGGTCGAGATCGGCCGGGGCGACATCCCTTCGACGGCTCAGCCCTCGTTCGCCGAGATGGAAGAGGCGTTGAACGCGGCGCCCACTGACGCCTGA